The Larimichthys crocea isolate SSNF chromosome XI, L_crocea_2.0, whole genome shotgun sequence genome has a segment encoding these proteins:
- the cpsf2 gene encoding cleavage and polyadenylation specificity factor subunit 2, with product MTSIIKLTAVSGVQEESALCYLLQVDEFRFLLDCGWDENFSMDIIDAMKRYVHQVDAVLLSHPDPIHLGALPYAVGKLGLNCTIYATIPVYKMGQMFMYDLYQSRNNSEDFTLFTLDDVDCAFDKIQQLKYSQIVNLKGKGHGLSITPLPAGHMIGGTIWKIVKDGEEEIVYAVDFNHKREIHLNGCTLESISRPSLLITDSFNATYVQPRRKQRDEMLLTNVMETLRGDGNVLIAVDTAGRVLELAQLLDQIWRTKDAGLGVYPLALLNNVSYNVVEFSKSQVEWMSDKLMRCFEDKRNNPFQFRHLTLCHSLVDLARVPSPKVVLCSQPDLESGFSRELFIQWCQDGKNSVILTYRTTPGTLARYLIDNPGEKMLDLEVRKRVKLEGKELEDFLEKDKMKKEAAKKLEQAKEVDVDSSDESDMDDDLDQPAAVKTKHHDLMMKAEGSRKGSFFKQAKKSYPMFPTHEERIKWDEYGEIIRLEEFLVPELQATEEEKNKLDAGLTNGDEPMDQDLSVVPTKCISSIENLEIRARVTYIDYEGRSDGDSIKKIINQMKPRQLVIVHGPPEASLDLAESCKAFSKDIKVYTPKLQETIDATSETHIYQVRLKDSLVSSLQFCKAKDTELAWIDGVLDMRVVKVDTGVMLEEGVKDEAEDGELAMDVAPDLGMDNNATAVAAQRAIKNLFGEDEKEVSEESDVIPTLEPLPSHEIPGHQSVFINEPRLSDFKQVLLREGIQAEFVGGVLVCNNMVAVRRTEAGRIGLEGCLCDDYYKIRELLYQQYAVV from the exons ATGACCTCCATCATCAAGCTGACAGCCGTGTCAGGGGTCCAGGAGGAGTCGGCCCTCTGTTACCTGCTGCAGGTGGATGAATTCCGCTTCCTCCTGGACTGTGGCTGGGATGAGAACTTCTCCATGGACATCATCGATGCCATGAAAAG ATATGTTCATCAGGTCGATgctgtcctcctctcccaccCTGACCCCATACACCTGGGAGCCCTGCCGTACGCTGTGGGGAAACTGGGTCTAAACTGCACTATCTATGCTACGATTCCCGTCTACAAGATGGGTCAGATGTTCATGTATGATCTGTATCAG TCCCGGAACAACAGCGAAGATTTCACGCTGTTCACCCTCGACGACGTGGACTGTGCGTTTGATAAAATCCAGCAGCTGAAATACTCTCAGATTGTCAATCTTAAAG GGAAAGGGCACGGTCTTTCCATCACTCCTCTTCCGGCCGGTCACATGATCGGAGGCACAATTTGGAAAATTGTGAAGGACGGGGAGGAGGAGATCGTTTATGCTGTGGACTTTAACCACAAGAGAGAGAT TCACCTCAATGGCTGCACGTTGGAGAGCATCAGTCGTCCTTCCTTACTTATCACAGACTCCTTCAATGCTACATATGTACAGCCACGTCGCAAACAAAGAGATGAGATGCTCCTCA CCAATGTAATGGAGACCCTTCGTGGCGACGGTAACGTCCTGATTGCCGTGGACACAGCTGGACGCGTGTTAGAGCTGGCGCAGCTCCTGGACCAGATTTGGAGGACAAAGGATGCCGGGCTGGGAGTTTACCCGCTAGCTCTGCTTAATAATGTCAGCTACAATGTGGTGGAGTTCTCCAAGTCCCAG GTGGAGTGGATGAGCGATAAGCTCATGAGGTGTTTTGAAGACAAGAGAAACAACCCCTTCCAGTTCCGTCACTTGACCCTCTGCCACAGTCTGGTGGACCTGGCCCGGGTGCCCAGTCCCAAGGTGGTGCTGTGCAGCCAGCCGGACCTCGAGTCTGGCTTTTCCAGAGAACTCTTCATCCAGTGGTGCCAAGACGGCAAAAACTCCGTCATCTTGACCTACCGCACCACACCTGGAACCCTGGCCCGCTACCTCATCGACAACCCCGGAGAGAAGATGCTGGACCTGGAG GTGAGGAAAAGGGTGAAGCTCGAAGGCAAGGAGCTGGAAGACTTCCTCGAAAAggataaaatgaagaaagaagcCGCAAAAAAACTTGAACAAGCAAAAGA GGTGGATGTAGACTCCAGCGACGAGAGCGACATGGACGACGATCTGGATCAGCCGGCCGCAGTGAAAACCAAACACCACGACCTGATGATGAAGGCCGAGGGGAGCCGCAAGGGCAGTTTCTTCAAACAAGCCAAAAAGTCGTATCCAATGTTCCCCACACACGAAGAGAGGATCAAATGGGACGAGTACGGGGAAATCATCAG GCTAGAAGAGTTTCTGGTTCCTGAACTTcaagccacagaggaggagaaaaacaaattgGATGCCGGGCTGACCAACGGTGATGAGCCCATGGATCAGGATCTCTCTGTTGTTCCCACCAAATGCATCTCCAGCATAGAAAATCTTGAAATTAG GGCGAGGGTAACCTATATAGATTACGAAGGGCGTTCCGATGGCGACTCCATCAAGAAGATTATCAATCAGATGAAGCCCAGGCAGCTGGTGATCGTTCACGGGCCGCCAGAAGCCAGCCTTGACCTGGCCGAGTCCTGCAAGGCTTTCAGCAAGGACATCAAAGTCTACACCCCCAAACTGCAGGAGACCATAGACGCCACCAGTGAAACACACATCTATCAG GTGCGGTTGAAAGACTCCCTGGTGAGCTCCCTGCAGTTCTGCAAGGCCAAAGACACCGAGCTGGCGTGGATCGACGGCGTGCTGGACATGCGCGTGGTGAAGGTGGACACGGGCGTGATGCTGGAGGAGGGAGTGAAAGACGAGGCCGAGGACGGCGAGCTGGCCATGGACGTCGCCCCCGATCTCGGCATGGACAACAACGCCACGGCGGTGGCGGCCCAGCGCGCCATAAAGAACCTGTTTGGGGAGGACGAGAAGGAGGTGTCCGAAGAGAGCGATGTCATTCCCACGCTGGAGCCGCTGCCTTCACACGAG ATTCCAGGGCATCAGTCGGTGTTCATCAACGAGCCTCGCCTGTCTGACTTCAAGCAGGTCCTGCTGAGAGAGGGCATCCAGGCCGAGTTTGTGGGAGGAGTGCTGGTGTGCAACAACATGGTGGCCGTCCGCAGG
- the riox1 gene encoding ribosomal oxygenase 1, translated as MEKTHMSAFALYQSLSTDLPPAKTASLQVVEKKKKRKRKENGVSKVNTVKAQLKPERKKMRKKSAQREESLKGAAEMQVEECVNGDSEDLDALLADLAKVNNSRERASQLFQWLINPIPAKTFFRDTWEKKPILVQRKNPDYYKGLFSTAEFDRILRQEDVQYGVNLDVTSYTNGTRETHNPPGRALPFTVWNFYESGCSLRMLNPQAFSSTVWNALSILQEQFGSMAGANVYLTPPGTQGFAPHYDDIEAFIVQLEGKKHWRVYNPRTEDEVLPVLSSPNFDQSDIGKPILEVVLEAGDLLYFPRGFIHQGECLPDAHSLHITISSYQKNSWGDLMQKMVPAALEIAMEEDLEFRQGLPLDYLTYMGVQNSDKDDTRRKKFFSRIESLMKKLTSYAPVDAAVDQKARDYLHDCLPPMLSPEESASSVKGAPVRWERGQVIGVGAHITTQTKVRVLRAGCARLCSDGEAVHLYYTTDNSRVYHKEEPKSFEINAEHTDAIEFLIHSYPKFVTVGSFPCDSAEDKVALAELLFERGIIHTAEPL; from the exons atggagaaaacacacatgtcAGCTTTCGCCTTGTATCAGTCCTTATCAACAGACTTACCACCTGCAAAGACGGCCTCCCTGCAG gtggtggagaagaagaaaaagagaaagagaaaggagaatgGGGTCAGTAAGGTCAACACAGTTAAAGCTCAGTTAAAGcctgagaggaagaaaatgcGTAAGAAGtctgcacagagagaggagagcctTAAGGGAGCTGCAGAA ATGCAGGTGGAGGAGTGTGTGAACGGAGACAGCGAGGATCTGGATGCTTTGCTGGCCGACCTGGCAAAAGTCAACAACAGCAGGGAGAGAGCGAGTCAGCTGTTCCAGTGGCTCATCAACCCGATCCCTGCCAAGACCTTCTTCAG GGACACCTGGGAAAAGAAACCAATTCTTGTTCAACGCAAGAACCCAGATTACTACAAGGGGCTGTTCTCCACAGCGGAGTTCGATCGCATATTAAGACAG GAGGATGTTCAGTACGGAGTGAACCTGGACGTCACGAGCTACACTAACGGCACGAGGGAGACGCACAATCCTCCAGGGAGAGCTCTGCCGTTCACTGTGTGGAACTTCTACGAG AGCGGCTGCTCCCTCCGCATGCTGAACCCCCAGGCTTTCTCCTCCACCGTGTGGAACGCGCTGTCCATCCTTCAAGAGCAGTTTGGCAGCATGGCAGGAGCCAACGT aTACCTGACACCACCTGGAACTCAAGGCTTCGCTCCACATTATGACGACATTGAGGCGTTTATCGTCCAGCTGGAGGGGAAGAAACACTGGAGAGTTTACAACCCAAG GACGGAAGACGAAGTCTTGCCTGTGCTTTCAAGTC CAAACTTCGATCAGTCAGACATCGGGAAGCCGATCCTGGAAGTGGTGTTAGAAGCCGGTGATCTCCTCTACTTCCCCCGAGGATTCATCCACCAGGGCGAATGCCTCCCAGATGCTCACTCCCTTCACATCACCATCTCCTCTTACCAGAAGAACAGCTGGGGGGACCTGATGCAGAAG atggTTCCCGCAGCACTGGAGATCGCAATGGAGGAGGATTTGGAGTTCAGACAGGGCTTACCACTCGACTACCTGACATACATGGGAGTGCAGAACTCTGACAAG GATGACACACGCAGGAAGAAATTCTTCTCGCGCATCGAGAGCCTGATGAAGAAGCTGACGAGTTACGCCCCAGTCGACGCTGCCGTGGATCAGAAAGCCAGGGACTACCTCCATGACTGCCTTCCTCCCATGCTCAGTCCAG AGGAATCAGCCAGCAGTGTGAAAGGAGCACCTGTTAGGTGGGAGCGTGGGCAGGTTATCGGCGTAGGCGCACACATCACTACCCAGACCAAAGTGAGAGTTCTGCGTGCTGGATGTGCAAG GTTATGCAGTGACGGAGAAGCTGTTCATCTTTACTACACAACAGACAACTCCAGAGTTTACCACAAAGAGGAGCCCAAGAGTTTTGAAATAAACGCAGAG cataCAGATGCCATCGAGTTTCTGATCCATTCATATCCCAAATTTGTGACAGTAGGAAGTTTCCCCTGTGATTCTGCAGAGGACAAG GTCGCTCTGGCTGAGCTGCTCTTTGAGAGGGGGATTATCCACACTGCAGAACCTCTGTAG
- the ndufb1 gene encoding NADH dehydrogenase [ubiquinone] 1 beta subcomplex subunit 1, translating to MVNFVALAREHWVNILVPMGFVIGWYFDRQQDQKLTAFRNKSALFSRELKPGEEVTWK from the exons ATGGTTAACTTTGTAGCACTTGCTCGCGAGCACTGGGTGAACATCTTGGTGCCCATGGGCTTTGTGATCGGATGGTACTTCGACAGACAGCAGGACCAGAAGCTGACAGCTTTCAGGAACAAAAGTGCTTTGTTCAGCAg GGAGCTGAAGCCTGGTGAGGAGGTGACCTGGAAGTAG